AGTTTTGCGAGGCATATAGAGTCTATCACAACTTTGTAAGACCACATACAGGACTGCCAGACAACATCACTCCTGCACAAGCCTCAGGTATTGACCTTGACTTGGGAGAGGACAAAATCAGGGAACTAATCTCACAAAGCACAGAACAGAAAAACTTTGCAACCCAGTTAGGAAAACGAATCAAGAAAGTCTCAATCTCAAATGAGGGCGACTGTATCAAGGTGATTCCTAACGGATGGATTGACAAATCAGTCTGGCGAGAGATAAATGACATTCTAAAACTGAGTGAGTTCAGTTGGCTATCCAATGGTAAGGATAGTTGCTGGATGAAACTACTAGAATAATCCTAAATACCATTTCTTTTTTTATTATTTTATGTATAAAGCAATATGTGTACAATGTAGTTTTCAATTTAGAGGAAAAACCAAAGAAGATTTAGATTCAAAGTTTTTTCCACATGAAAAAGAGACTGGGCATAAACGTTACAAATGGGATCAAATTATAGAATAATTCCATCTCCCTAAGTTAACACCAAATGTCCCTAAATGAACAGTCAGAAAAAGTCAGGTAAATCTACCCAAGACTGAACAGTGTCTTAAATACATTCTCCTTTCAGCCTTATCCGCAGAATATTTCTCAATCTGTATTGCATGAATTCTTGAATTTTCTAAAATGTCTAAGTATGCCGTATAATCTCCTGTAATTAGATTACAACACTTTTCTTCACAAAATCTCCCTATTGTCTTATCTCCACTTCCTTGTTTTGGTGCTGGTTCTGTTCCAACTTTGTAAATTATCTCATAATCTTCTTCAACTTTTGATTGATTGTCTTTAATCCATCCTAAAGCCTGTTCATCGATGAGTACTTTGTGAACCATTTCTTCTAAAACTTCACATCGCCAAATTTTGTATTTTTAACAATAACAAAACCATCTTCCAATTTTACATGATTTTGCATTTCGGGGAATTTTTCTTTAATTATCTCATTTGTAATCAGTTTTTTATCTTTTAAAATCTCAACCAACCCTACTATGTCAAATTTTAATCTCATCATTTCATTTCGAATATTTTCAATCTGTTCATTTTCAAATTCTGGAGGGATATTATATACACTCAATGCAGGAACAGCTTTAAGATATTCTGATAACATCTCATCTTCCGATATTCTGTAATAATTGTCTGCTAACCCTGTGGCATGACCCATTAACATCTCAACATGAAGTGATTTCATGTGCTTTTCTGTCATTGTTTTGAAATATTTTCTAAATCCATGATCTGCCTTAAACTCATGTCTTTTTTCTCCATTTTCTAGAGGTTTTCTAATTCCCTGAGCCCATAATGCTCTTTCAATTAACTTTTGACTTTGAATTTTCAGTTTTAATTGCTTTATCTGTTTGGGCAAGTAAATCCAAATTCATTTCAATTAATTTATCAAAAGATAGAACAGTTTGGTGTATTGCAAGTTTTGTTTTTTCTAGTGCATCTTTATCATTTGAAATACCATCTATTGCCTCATGAATGTATTTGTAAACGGTCTTTTTGTCATACTTGGTTTTATCAATAATGTATGATGGTGAATAGCCTAAAGTAAATAATGTAACAATATTTTTTTTAATTTCTTTTTGTTTTTGAATTTCAGGTCTTCCTTTTCTCACAAAGTTGTATTTTTTTGGAAAAATATAAGAAAATCGTTATAGAACTATAAAATTTTGGAGAAAAAATTATAGAACTATAATGAAAAATTATAGAACTATAATGAAAAATTATAGAACTATAAAATTTTGGAGAAAAAATTCCTGTACCATTTTTTCCCATTTAATTCCAAAGTAGATTTTTTTACTCCAACAACAAAACAAAACCCAGTGAACTTCAACTGTGTATTTCCAGATTGTAGCTTTAAACAAAATAATATAGAAGAGAAAGACTTTGTTGATCATCTAAGAGAATCACACAAAGATCAAATCAAAGAGATTGCTGAAAAACAAGACATTCCGATTCACATGGCCGAAATGATAACGACATCAAACTCCAAGGTCTTCATAAATTCAGGCTAGACAAACTTCTCATACAGCTCACCAAGCATAGAGTTTATCTTCTCGTTTTCATGGTCCCCCCAAGAGTCTGACTTTATCCTGATGTGGATGCCGTGCGATTCCAGCTGCGACACAATCTTGGGATACATCATTCCTACAAAAAACGACTTTTTGTCCAAGTGCATCTGGTCTGCCTTGTGCTGAAAATAACTTACCCACTCAGACTCTGTGTCCTGAAACGTCTCCAAAATAATTGACTGTATCTTCTCTTCAGTTTCCCTGTCCATCAAACTAGAAACAAGAGATCATGCAAAATAAAGATTCAAGGTATTGCGTGGTTTTTCAAGCTCTTCGATACATTGATCAGCTGCGATTCAAGCTTTTTTGGGCTGGCAACATAAAAGTCGGCATAAAAGTACCCGTCGTCTTCGTACAGGCCAGTGTCAACTCCCCGCTCGTGCAGCAAAGACAGGGTGTTTTGCTTTTCTTTATCATCAGAGAATCTCCTCTGGCGGATTGGCTCTATGTCGCTTTTGACCAAAGAGTATCCATAATAGTCAAAGTTTTTCTGAATCTTTTCCATGTCAAATATTCTCAGTACAGAGAATGCAAAGTACGGCTCGGAGTTTGATTCCTGTTTCTTTAGCATCTCAAACAGATTGGAAAACGCATGGTGGCCAATGTAGCCAATGCAGCCAGTTGCTATTACCATGTCAAATGGCGGCACTTCTTTGATTGGAAGTTCTGTAGAATCAAGGTTTACGCAAATTCCCTTTTTGCACAGGCCCACATCTTCGGAGAATTTCAGTGCAGGCTCTGAGATGTCTATCTGGTAAAAATCCAGGTTTTCGTTTATTGGAAGGTTTGAAAAAAACTCTTTTGTGTCATCTTTTGTTGGAGGGTTTTTTCTCAAGAAAAAGTCATCAAGCTCGTACATCTCAAGGCCATACTTCATCAGTGCAGAGTTTATCCCGTAAGAGCTGCCAATGTCAAGTATGTTAATCGGCCTTTGCAGGTCTTCGCAAAGCTTGTCTGCAATTGCAAGATAAAGGGGCTTTGTCTTGTCAGGTATGCGATACTGGAGTCTCTTCATCTCCTCAAGGTACGCAGTAGGAAATTCTCGGGTGTAAATGTTTGAAAAATCCTTTTTTATCTCTAGCTCTTCCATGTGGATAAACGATATCATACCACCCGTTATAAAACCACCGGGAGGCTATCGGTATTCATCGCCGCAGTCGCCAATTATCTCAAAGAGGTCATTTGCTTTTGCAGTTACTGCATTGATTGCAGAAACATCATCTGAATCCAGGTTTAGCTCAAAGGTCTTGAGGTTATCTTCTCTGTGTTGTGAGATTCCAAGTCTTGCGCCAATTATCACACCTGCTACTTGCGGCCTGTCTAGTATGTAGCGAGTCGCAATGTTTGCAATGCTGCAGTGATGCTTTTTTGCAATTCCATCCAATACTGACAGCAGTTCCTGAAACAGGCCCCATCCTCCCCATGCATCGATCATGTTCTTGTATTTCTGAAGGCTTGCAGTAACCAAGTCCATCCTAGTTGGCTCATCTGCACCCAGGTACTTTTCAGAGAAAAATCCCCCAAGCAACGTGCCATATGTCAGCAGTTTCATCCCGTGCTTTTCAAAATACGGGGCCATCAACTTTTCAGGACGTGTATCCAAAATAGAGTACTGCACTTGGTTTGATGTTATCTCAAATCCGCTCTCAACCATGTTCCGTACTCGCTCAGTGTCAAAGTTTGTCAGCCCAATGTGTTTGATCTTGTTTTCTTGCTGCAGTTTTGAGAGATGGTGCATTGCATCAAGGTAACTCAGGTCGTTATAGTCCCACCAGTGAAACTGGACCATGTCAAGGCAGTCAGTGTTCATCTTTTGCAGTGACTGCTCGATGTAGTGAGTCACAATGGAGCTGCTCATTGGTCCGGGGTTTGGGACAAACTTTGTCAATGCCTCAAAAGAAGAGTCGACTCTCTTGCTAAACTCCCCGATAAAAGATTCGGCTGGCCCGTAAATGTCAGCCAAGTCCCATGTAGTGAATCCCGCATTGTGATAGTTTACCATCTCATTGATTGCAGTCTCTGTGTCAATCTGCCCATGTGTGCCAGATACCTGCCACATCCCGTTTAGTATTCTGCAAATCTCAAAATCTTTTGCAAGAAATATTCTTTCAATCACAATAACAAGTGTGATGATTTACCATACATAGTTATTTCTCGCATCCAATCCCGTCACCATCACCGTCAAACCGATGAGGATCAGAGCCTGTAACCTTAAAGTTTCTTTGTGGAATCTCCCCACAATCCAAGTCTGGCGGATAAGATGCAATGCATACATCCGGATATGACGGGTCACAATCATTTCGCATTGTATTTGCGATAGGTTCAGACACAGGTGTTCTAGGTTTTGTACATCCATAGTTTTGGGCCCAAGACTCGCCAGAAAACTCACTTGTCTGGCAGTATTGCATGGAAATTTCTGCATGTCCATTTTGCAGCAGCATCTCATTTATCATGCCAGTCTCACAGTACACCTTGCCCACCATCCTGTCATAGACATCAATTGGCTGCAAGTCATCTTGGTCTATTGTAACCAAGCTCCCAACAGGACAAGACATTGCAGTAAATGACTTTGCCTGATAGTACCCAGCCTCATCAACCTCAGGAGCATCAACCAAGGACAGTCGAATCTTTGCATTTTCAGTGTAGAGGGTATCACCATCAACTATTCTTGTGACCTTTTGAGTCAGACACATTGCAGCACCGGAGCACTGGTGTCTTTGCACTTGGGGTTCAGTATCTAGTACAATAGAACAGCTGGCATACTCCCATGTCCCTCCCCTTGAAAGGCAGTCAGTTCTTTTCTTGTTTTCATCAGGTGGTGCGACTCCTGCAAAATCAGTTCTCTTGTCTTTCCATGTGTCTTGAGGAACTGTTGCAAATATTGCAACTGCTGCAATCACGCAGACTCCAATTATTCCACCAATTACTGCAAGGTTCATTTTGAATTCAAGTGATTACTGCACGTTAAAAAAATTACCAGTCAATAAAATGTATTTTAGATGGAAATGCCCAACTAAAGATCCTTGAACCCATTATTTCAGCTAAGCACAAGAAAGTACGACAAGGAGATACAAATTGTAAGAGATGCACTAGAGCAGCTGCAAAAAGACTGCAACGTAACTGACGGATACAAGATAGAAGAGCCCTTTGAAAAGTTTGGATGGACTTTTTTTAACATCCAGATAAGCGAAGAGATGGCCCACATAATAGAGACGACAGGAATGATGGAAGGTGCACTTGGGTTTAGAATAGGAGAGCAGATGACTAATTTTATCGGACATTACCTAGAAGAAAAAGGAAGCAACGTCAGGATAAAAAAGATAGAGTACGGATAGTATCAAAGAGTAGCATCTATTATATCCCATCATCCCAATAATTATGCTGATGAGCTGGATGATAGTTTTGCCAGCTGGAGTGATTGTAGGAATATTGTTTTCAAGTGCATTTCCAGACATGGCATCAGGAATCAACGAGGCGCTATCGCCTCAGCTTTATGCACTAGGGGACTTGCTAGTTGACAGAATCAGAGATGCAGCATCTTCGATTCTAAACTAGAATTGCCTTACTTTTTATGTATAGAGCGAACATTATGATACATGGTACTATTGCTTGTTGCAATTGCAGTTGGCATCATCATTGTGACAGTACTGATTGTAAAGTACACAAAGACAAACCCAAGGGCAGTGCTTGGCATGGACAGAAAATGCAACAGGTGCGGAACTATAATTGACGGAGCAGAGTGTCCAAAGTGCAAAAATAACAAAATGTCATTTGGCGTCTAGGCCTTGTGGTTAGAGTTTTTCAGAATCTCCAAGACATCATTGTTGCTTTTAATCCAGGTTTTAAGATAAGAGTAAAACAGATTCTCCAGGTCATCTACCAAGTCCTTTAGCTTTGGGTCTAGCTTCAAGTCAGCCAGATTATCGTCGATGTGCTCAATGATTACCTTGAGGCCCTCATTTGAGGTCTCCAGTTTCCTTATCGCATCATCTATGCCCATACAGATATGCAGATTTTTTGTGATATTAAAACTTCTAATTCAAAAATATGACAATTGATCGCTTAAATGAAAACAAATAGGAAAAATCAGTCACAAAAGGGATTACTCAGACTTTTGCTTTGCAGTGTCAATACCAAACATCTCTTTTCTTTTCTTGTTTGATAGTTCACAGTAGAAAACTTGGTTTTCAAACATTTCTGATTTGAGAGGTCTGCATCTGTATTAATACATTGATTATTGATTCAGGAATCTACGTCTACAGGTTTTCGATGTCAAGCAAGACTACAGGACATGTGACATTTTCAACGATTTTTCGTGACACGCTTCCAAGACTGAGTAGTTTTTTGACCCCTTTTAGCTTTCTTCGTTTTGCCATGATCACAAGATCAATCTTTTCGTTTTCTATCATATCCAAGATCATCTCAGCTGCATCGCCAATGTCGACTTTGATTGCAGTCTCGATGTTGTTTTCCTTGCACTGTAATGCCTTTTTTTCTATCATTTTTTCAGCTTCTTCTTTTATGGAATCATTGACATTTTTTATCCTCTCAAGCAACACATTTCTTTCTGACTCGGCCAGGCTCCATGTAGGGGGGCTGTGTACTTGCTCAATTATGTGCAAAATGTAAATTTGAGACGAGAACCTTTTTGCAATCTCTATTGCATGTCGTAGTGCCTCATCTCCTCCAGCAGTACCTGCATGCGGCACTAGAATTCTATCGTACACAAAGTACAAAACAAACAGATCATAATTAAACTATCAAGTGATTTTTCAAATCTAAAACGAGTTCTCAAAGACAACCTCAGATAGCGGCAGCTGTCCGCCACGTTCTAGTGCAGGTTCTGCCTTTTTTCCGACAACTACCATCATTACAATCAGGTGATTCTCTGGCAGCTTGATTATCTCAGCAAGCTCATCGTACTCAAATCCAACCATCGGACAAGAGTCAAGTCCCATTTCTCTGGCAGACAGCATTATTGTCTGGGCTGCCATGCCACAAGAGCGGATTGCCTCATCGCGTCGGGCCTGCGGGTCGTCTGCATACTTTCTCTCAAGTGCTGCCTTGACATACTCTTGCTTTTCGGCTGGATGGTTCTTCCAGTATCGCAACGGCTCAGTCTTCCATGCATCCATGTCACCACACAGTATCACAACTAGCGAGCCGTCCTTTGGCTGGGCCTGCCCGCGTGCTGCAACGCTGATCTTCTCTTTTACTTTCTGATCAGTTACTGTAACAAACCTCCAGTTCTGCTGGTTGTAGCTTGTCGGTGCAAGTATGACATGTTCCATGAGTTTTGTAACGTCTTCAGGACTCATCTTGTATGTAGGATCAAACTTTTTGATTGCGCGTCTTGTCTCAATTGCCTCAAAGACATCCATGGAAAAACAGGACAAACAACCAAATTTAATCCAATAAAAAAAGAAAGGATTCGAACTTAAGACCAACTTCCATGTGGAATGTTTGGTGACAGTTCTCTCGCTTAAGACCAACAACGCAACTGTTGCTTGGTGACAGCGATTGTCTTAAGGCCTGAAGCGTTTTGCAATCAGACGACAGACTGACCTTTTCATATTGACTATGGCAATTTGGTATTTAACCAAAACTACACAATTCTACTAGTGCCAAAAAAGATACCGCACCACCAGATAGTGTATTTATTACGCCTCTAGGAACCAGAGAACATCTTGAAGATAGCAGTAATGGGAATGGGAGTAGCAGGTTCCTATCTTATGGCAAGACTCAAGGATTCTGAACACGAAGTTGTAGGATATGAGAGAAACCCACAGGAAAGACACGACTCTATCTGCGCATGGGGAACAATAAAGCCAATACTAACAGAGTTTTGCAAAAAGACTGGCAGGGATTTTAATGATTTTCTAATTCATGACGGAAAGCAAATGCATGTCAAGATGAACAATGACGTAAAGTTTGACATCGGACTGCACGGGCTTTGCACATATGACAAGCTAGCTCTAATCAAGGATTTCATCAAGGACTCAAAAATAATCTATGGTCAAGCCCCTCCACTTGAGGAGCTGGAAAAAGAGTACGACATGATAGTTGACTGTACAGGTTTTTCCAGATCATACTTGCCAAAACTAAAGGAGGATTTCTACCTGCCAACATACGAGTACAAGGTAGAGTATGAAAACGGATTGCCATATGATGACTTTTACATAGAGCCGTTTCCCGGAATGTCAGGATACTTTTGGTATTTCCCGCTGGGTGAAAAGTGGGCCCACATCGGAGCAGGAGACTATAACAAGAACCACATCAAGGCAACTGATGATTTCTTAAAAAAACACGGAGGCAAGGTGCTGCAGACAAAGGGACGCCCCATAAGACTTGCAACGCCAGACAGGTGCAAGCCGTACTATTCAGGAAAGGTTGTAGGTGTTGGCGAGTCAATTGGCACAGTTTATGCATTGCTTGGAGAGGGAATCATCCCATCAATGCAGTGCGTTGAGATATTCCTTGAGAACATGAACGACTTTAAGGCATATGAAAAGGCTGTAGAAGAGCACTACAAGGTCTATGCAAAGGTTTTCAATTTTGTTCGAGCAAAAATCAAAAAAGATTTCAGTTTTTTCAAGTCACTGCCTGACTTTATTGCAATATTTCGCTACATGAAAAAACACGAGGCAAGGTTTGGCATGGATATCAAGATGGCAGACCTGATGAAAGTAGCCAAGGCATAGCTAGCCGTTTCTTTTTGGCAGGTATGGAATTATTGCACGAACAAATTCCATGAAGTTCTTTGTCTGCAGAAATACGGTTCCAGGTCCAGTTATCTCAATTACCAGCGCCTCCCCGCCAAACAATGTTGTCTTGAAGCTGCCATGTTTTGCCACGCGGTATTGAGCAGTGGAGCTTAGGGCAACTAGCTGATAGTTATCAAGAATCATCTTTTCTCCTGCCTCTAGTTTTTTTTGCAAGATACCGCCCCACGCGTTGACAAACATATCACCAGTGCCCATCGTCTTTAGCATGAACAGGTTGCTTCCAAAGATTCCTTTTGTGAATCCCTGCCATTTTGTATCAAGTGTCAGTCCGCCAGAGGATCCAACAAAGGAACCAGACTGTACGATAAACTCCTCATCGACGTGAATCACCTCAATGTCACCAAGCATGTTTCCTGTCAGTCCTAGCTTGCAGTTGTCCTCATGTGCGATAAACTCATTTACAAAAAATGATTCCCCTCCAAAGGCAGCTGCCTTGAGGGATTTTAGAAATCCGCTCTTTCTCATTCTAGTGTTTGTCTCAACATCGCCTTTGATGAAAACCATTGCAGCAGCTTCGGCAGTTACAGACTCGCCCTTGTTTAGCGTAAATTCAATTAGCCCCATTGGGTTTTTTACGATTTCATATTCCATTATTCCATTACAAAATCACTAGAAATTAAGAATTTGGCAGAATGTTTCTATCCAAAACTAGTAGAGCTAAAGTTCTCCCTGTTTGTTCTACTTGATGCCATGTTGTACTCGTAGATGATTTTAGAATAGTCCCTTAGTTCCTGCTTCATTGGGGAAATGTCATCGGCCAGATAAAATCCAGGGCAATCCCCTGTAAACTGGTATGTCGCATGGACTCGTGCAATGCCGTCGTTGTTTTCAAGCCACGTAGAAAACGGGTACAAATAGCACACGCCAGGCCTGTCTGGGTGCATGGAGCAGCCTCCCTCTTCATCTAAGAATCTGCAAGATATGTGGGTCCCGTCATCGGCTTCTGTCTCGTCTTTTTTTCTTTTGAGATTAATCGTAGTCATTGTGGTCATTTGTCCAGACGGTCCAGGTTCCTGATAGGTCACAGTTAGTGTTTCATTTTTTACAAAATCAGATGGCTTTTGGTATTTCAACCCCTTGCCAATTGTAATTAGATCATCAGATGTTAACGGAAGCCTTCCTTGTCTGTCACAGCAGTTGTGGCAGTCAGGCCAGTAGCATTTCCACAAGACGTATTTTTTCTCAGATGTAAGATACGGCAAATGAAATATCACATCTTTTACTTTTAGTGGATAGTCAGATACTGCAGAAATTTTTCCAAGCATAAAGTCTTTGAGAATAGGATCAATATCCCAATCCTTTTGCAACAAGTCTAATGATTCTTGAATTTCTTTCTGAGACAACTATTAAGTTATAACATATTTTGCAGATGTTATTAATGTTGAGTGAAAAAGGCAAGTATGCATCAGCTACACAAAACAGAAGATTTGTCTGGAAAGAGATTGTATGGCCACTGATTTTAGAATTAAACGATGTTGCATTCTCACTAGAACAATACCAGAAAAAAAGAGACCAAATATGCAAGGAAAAAAACGTAACAATCACTCAAACATCAAGAGGTTTGGCATCACTGCTGCAAAAAGGAATCATACTAAAAGAAGACAAAATCTACTCAATTCATTTTAGACTTATTCCATACATGAGACTAAAAGCAGAATGCGATTACGCTACTGCAATTCACGAAGTCAGAATAAAATAATTTTTCAGCAAATGATTATATTCTTTGGTTGTAGAATTTTTCTTGGTAGCCCGATAGTCTAGCGGTCAAATAATAATTTTAGATCAAGGATTCTGCCCTCTGGATCTCAAGAGTGGATAGGCGGAGACGGCAGTTCGAATCTGCCTCGGGCTACTGGTTAAAATTTCTAAAACGACTATCTGGATGCTTGTGCGATTCTTTCTAGCTCGTTTTTCTTCTTAACAGAAGGAGCGTTTGGATCGTTTGAGGCAGCCATGATTAGCTGTTCGGCCATGTGTTCCTCAATTGGTTTTGGATTGGAAAATGTCGCCTCCTTGATTGCATCGGCGATGAATCTAAGGGCCAAGTCAACTCTTCGGATTGGGGCAACGTCAACTGATACGTGGTAAACTGTACCACCGTAAACAATTCTTGTAGTGTCTTCATTTGGTGCAGAGTTTTCTACTGCCCTAACCAAAATCTCTACTGGGTTTTGTCCAGTCTTTAGTGAAATAATATCAAATGCAAGTTTTACGTTGTTTAAAACTCTGGCTTTCTTTCCAGTCATTCTACCGGTGTTCTTTGCATATTTTTTACCAAAGTGCATTGTCTTGTTTACCAATCTCTCTACAATGTTAACATCTGCTTTGTTGAATCTCTTTAGTGCAGAGCGACCAAAAGTGTAAGGCAGAATTTGTTTTCTCAAAGAAATCGCTGTCTTGAGTCCTGGGTCTTTGACTTCAATGTCAGACATGTCCCATTTTCTAAATAATAACAAGTTCTTTGTTTGTGCCATTTTTCTATCTCCTTGGTTTCTCTTTCTTTCCTATTACTAGTTCATGAAGTGATGTTCCGTTTACTTTGAATACTTTGAATCGTACACCAGGAATATCTCCCATTGCACCACCTTGAGTTGCACCCATACCTTGAATGTGAACTTCGTCGTGTTCATCAATAAAGTTCATTGCACCGTCTCTTGGCAAGAATGCTGTAACTGTTTTACCGTTTTTGATTAATTGTACACGAACACATTTTCTAACTGCAGAGTTTGGCTGCTTTGCTGCAATACCAACTTTTTCTAAAACAATGCCTCTGCCTTGGGGAGCTCCTCCAAGAGGATCTGCCTTTTTATCAATACCGAGTTCTCTTCGCTTGTATGTAGAGATTGCCCATCTTTGGCGCTTTCTTTTAGCGATTAAAACTCTGCCTGCAAATAATCCAAGTGGTGATTTTGTCATATCTTACAACTCCATTGTTTGTTTTTCAGGACTGTTAATCAGTACGCTGGTAATATCAAAATATCGCTTTGCAAGCATTCTTGCTTTCTCAGCGTTTCTTCCTTCACGTCCTACTACGATTCCTTTCTTTCTTGGATCGACCATAACTATTGCCTGTTTTGAACCGTCTGCACGATTATTTATTTTTACTTCAGAAATTAGTTTAGAATTTAGCAGATTTGTCAAGAATTTTGCTGGATCCTCATCAAACTCTACCAGCTCGACATTTTTCTTTACAATGTTTTGTAATGATTTGATATGAGCACCGCCCTTGCCAATTGCAAGACCCATCTTACCTGTATTAACAACAAAGATTACACGGTTTTGTTTTTCATCTTCAACACAATCACGAGCAGTTGCCCCTGTAACATTTTGGAAAAGCGACATCATTCGCATTTGATCAGTAGTTAGTTTGATTGATTGTGTCATTAGAATTCCTTTTTATCTCCGAAAAAATTTGTCTCATTTAAACTTTCATTAGATGTCTTACACATTATCATTCTTTTACCTCAGTTTCTGTATCTTTGAGAATTGATTTGATGTTTGCATCAGATATTGATGTAAATGATATACTGGAAATTCTGAACTGTAAACCGCATAACTTGCCAAGTGCGATAGATGTCCCTTGAAAGTTGACTAATGGTATCTTTTCTTTTTTTGCATCTGATTCAATTTTCTCAAACATTTCTTTACTTACAGATTGAGATAATACAATTAGTTTGGAGTTTTTTACAGAACTCAATACTTGTTTAGTGCCAATTGTAACAGCGCCCTCTTTATGGGCATCCTTCAATTGCTTTTCAAGTATCTTACTCATGTTTTACCTACTGTCAATTTTCCATCAGGGCTTTATAGGTTTATGGAAAATTTGTGCGTAAAAATATGAATGCTATTTGAATCCAAACAAAGAGGAAAATGCCATAGTTAGTTCATCAAAAAAGTTTGGAGTTTCTTTTTTTATTTCCACTTGAGATTTTTTTGGTGTTATTGGTTTTTCAAATGCCAAAGGTTTTTCTTCAAGATCAATGTTTTGAGCGCTTAGAATTTCATCAACAGTATCAGATTGAATTTGGTTTAATTGCTCATTTACTAGTAAAAGATTTGTTCTTGCAGTAACATAGTTTTGATTTTTCTCAAGTGCTAATCCATAGAGAGATTTTGCATCTTGCAGGTTGCCCATGTTTGCAAGTGCATTTGCCTTGTTGTTAATTGCAGGTACATAATCTGGAGAAATAGCAAGTGCTTGATCATAATACAGTATTGCCTCAGAATAAAATCCAAGTTTTCTCAAGGCAGAACCCTTGTTTACTAGAATCTCTACGTTTTCTGGGTCTTCCATAAGAGATTGATTAAAGAATTCTAGT
Above is a window of Nitrosopumilus sp. K4 DNA encoding:
- a CDS encoding NusA-like transcription termination signal-binding factor; amino-acid sequence: MTQSIKLTTDQMRMMSLFQNVTGATARDCVEDEKQNRVIFVVNTGKMGLAIGKGGAHIKSLQNIVKKNVELVEFDEDPAKFLTNLLNSKLISEVKINNRADGSKQAIVMVDPRKKGIVVGREGRNAEKARMLAKRYFDITSVLINSPEKQTMEL
- a CDS encoding ribosomal L7Ae/L30e/S12e/Gadd45 family protein, translating into MSKILEKQLKDAHKEGAVTIGTKQVLSSVKNSKLIVLSQSVSKEMFEKIESDAKKEKIPLVNFQGTSIALGKLCGLQFRISSISFTSISDANIKSILKDTETEVKE